Genomic window (Paraglaciecola psychrophila 170):
AAGGATCCGATAAAACAGGCAATGGTCAAGTCGATTAATGAGATTGGTCACGTTATGGGTTTAGAAACTATTGCTGAATTTGTTGAAACAAAATCAATTTTGGATATGTTGAAAGAGATTCAGGTTGATTACGCACAAGGTTACTATATTTCCAAACCACAACCTTTTGCCAATATTGCTGCGATAGAGAAATCCGAACAGTTGCCTGCCATTTCTAAGGCAGACTAAAATACACAAAACTCATAAAACGCTTTTAAGTAACTATGGTTCAATACAATTCTATTTGTAAGTTTCATTGGGAACATGCAATAGAATATTTTAGTGAGTTTTACCCTGAATGTTGCCACAGCGTGGCGAATAGCATCAACAACTACTTGCGAAGCCGCGCTAACTCAGTCAGGTATTTTATTCTCTGCCGCATGATTTTTTGCTGCTAACTTCTGTAAATTTGGTAAGGCGGCAATAGTTGCGTTACGGATTTGCCCCGCGTCATGTCGTACGCTCTCGCTTACATTAGCCATTGCATGCTTCATTCTTTGTGCAGGATCAAGTCGAGCAGAGTTGAGGAAATTCATGATTGCAGGGTTCTTCGACCAAAGCATTCGGTTCATCACATTGCCCAACATCGCCTGCGGATAATCCCCAGGTGTATCCGTCATTTGTATCGGCATAGCGAGGGCGTTCTTTTCCTCATTGCTTTCAAATGTTGCTTCGATAAATCCAGCGATTGATGCGCTCAGTGAGACCAAGGGTACTTGCAAGATGGCAGGTGTTATTCGATTACCTTCCCAGATTGGCTTAACAGCTGAACGCTTAGCGGCGGTTGCAGTGCAATCAATGAACAACGAATCAACAGGTACCTCTGCGTCGCCATCCAGCCCGTGTAAAAAGCCAGGTTCAATTAAGCTAACCCGTCCAATTTTAATTATATGTTTGATTTGCCGCAGTAAATCGACTTCGCCTTCAGAGATTGTCGGATAATGAAACTTGCTGGGTAGGCTACTTTGGTCAAGTCGGAACATATGACCATGTTTTTCCAAATGCAGGAAGATTTCATCACCGCTAGTGGCAGTTGCGCCAATACGCATTTGTTCTAGCTGCCAACCAATACTGTTGCCTGCGAATTGTGAACCAGGCTGGGTAGAAGCACGGTTGATCAACCAGGTTTCACGAGGGCGAACCCAGCTTATACTGGACGCTTCAACACCCATATTCATCAGCCAAACGCCCACATCCATGGCAGTTTTACCACCGCCCATTATGACATAATGCCCAGGGGGCTTCGCATCGGTTATCCAAGCTTCGGGCAGTTTGCCAGGTGTGGTCAAACGCACGCCATCAGCGATTTCAAACTTGCGTTTGTGAGTGGCAGGAACAGAGGCGGTCCAAGCACTGCCATCAACCACTTTACGGCGAACATTTACGCGGGTTTTCTTACCTGAAATACTTGACACAATGGTGTGTTCGCCATTAGTACCTTCTTGATACTTTGACATCGGGAAGTAACTAACGCGTCCACTTGGAATGAAGCGTTGTTGCATTGCTTGTTCAAAATAACTGAGTACTTGAGTTCCCGTGGCGAGCTTGTAATAACCTTTATTGGGACCGTCTGTGTCGATAAGATCATCACCCAAACTCATTGAGTTGATACCATAAGTCGCACTAGGCTGATGCAGTGTCACAAAGGGATAAGCGACATTCCAGTGTCCACCTGGTTTTGGATGCTGATCAACAAAAGTGATATGTGCATCACTATATTCAAGCAACGAATCCGCAAAAGACAAGCTAAGTGCGCCCGTTCCAACGATCAAATAATCAGTGTCAATCTCATACATGCACGTATTCCAATTTTTATCTGCTTCAGTCTAGTCAGGATAAACGCAATTCCTGACCTATACAACAAACCTAGAATAAGACAATACTAATTTTATTTGATGGGTAAAGTTTAATGGATACAGAAAATTTATAAATTCTGAAACAGTGCTAAATTGAGATACAAAAAAGTTCAAGACAAATAACACCTGATAGGCTGCCAGTAATGAGTCGTGATAGAACAATGGGTAATTCAGGATGAGATTTAATCATTAAGCAGTCAACAAAAACTGCCCCCGATTTAGCTTTAACTTTGTGTTCAATGTTTATTTTATAAAACTCTAGGCCAAGTTAGATGTGAAAAGTGTGCATTACTTTATATCTACAAGACAATATGCAACGACTGTTTTGGTCAAGTCCAACCGACACTCTCTAAAGGAATGTTCATACTCAATGAGTGATTGATCGCCGCTCGACGAATGCAACCGCTTTAATAATTATCTAGAGTGTTTACTCCAAATATCACTATGAAATACTAAACCCTTTGGAGGCTGTCGTAAGTGATGGGCTTTCAAAAAAGTTTGTTCAATTAAGCAAGTCGTTATACGTTTTGACGTGCTCCAACCAACAATGCGACGACCAAATGAGTCCATTACGATTGCCAAGTATTGCCAGCCTTCACCTGTTTTCAAATATCTCACATTGCATGCCAACTTTTGGTTGAGGCTTAGCGGATTAAAAGTAAAAAGACCGCTAACTTCTTTAAGGTTGCAGTCTTGTTTTGTTCGATATTTATTGCAGGTCTAAAGCGTTATTTGACTAAAGTGGATGAAAATTTACTCTCTCTCATCATTTTGTTGTTGCGTTCTTCAGCCTCAGCCCAATCTTTAGGCAGCGTTTTGGCAGCCCAAAAGAATGCAATGATAGAGATAATGTAGGGCACAACTTATGATGTAATCGCAAGACGTAACGCATGCACTTCTCCATAGTGTCCTGTTAATGCAGAGCTTAAGAGACCAATATAGCTTGGGCCTCCACCCAGCGCTATTAGATTTAATATTAAAAAGAATAATGCGGTAGACATTGCTCGCATGTTAATCGGTGCAAGTGTTTGTGCTGCAGCAAAACTAGGGCCTAAATATACGCCGGCAGAAATGAGATATACAGTAATCAGAGCTAAGTGCAGATATATGTTCTGCACCCAAAATGCCCCAATTAGAGCGGGCACGCCGATTATAAGCACAGCGCCGGGCAACCAACCATATGCGCTGATATTTTTTTTAGCTAATTTCTCGGTGATTACGGCGCCATAGTAGGTGCCTGCGCCATAACCAACAAGGTGAATCGAGCCAAGCATTAACATCAACCAACGAAACTTCCCATTACCAACGCCTGGTGCATATTCTGGGAGAAAACGAACAATATAATCGACTCCCCAGTTCGCCACAGCATAGCCTCCAAAACTGACCCAGGCGATACCCATGCACATAGCCCACCAGCTCGGAATTTTAGCTAATGTTTTGATCGATTTTCCAATGCTTACAGGCTCTAAGACAATGTTATCACCCTCCATTTGTCCGCGTTTTGGTTCGCGTACTGCCAGCGCAATAATTAACGCTAAAACGACTCCCGCCACGCCCAACGCAATAAGAGTGCCTCGCCAACCAAGCGTTTCAACTAATATTCCAGCTAGGATATAGGAAAATGCGATACCAATTGGAATACCTAACGAGTAAACACCTAGTGCACTTGCGCGTTTTTCCTTTGGGTATAAATCTGAAATTATAGAGTGAGAAGGAGGCGAACCGCCAGCTTCGCCAATACCAACACCTGTTCTGGCAATAAGCATGCTTGTAAAGCTATTAGCCATGCCTGTAAACGCGGTAAACAAGCTCCAAAAAAAGACTGAAATACTGATGATTTTAATACGGCTATAGCGGTCTGCTAGCCAAGCTATTGGGATGCCAACAGTGGTGTAGAGTAAAGCGAACCCAAAACCTTTGAGAAGGCCAAGTTGCCAATCTTCGAAACCCAGGTCGGCCTTGATACTGGGAGATAAGGCACCCATGATTTGGCGATCAATAAAACTAAATATATAGGCCAAAGTGAGTAGCCATAATACAAACCTGCGGTAGTTACTTTACTAGGCAATCTTAGGTTGGCTCATACAATATCCTTAGCTTTTATTAATCTATATATCAGACACATCTTTGTGGATCTAGGTATCGAATTATAATTATATTTTAAACATTTATAATGTGTTTGAGGTGAATAATGAGATTAAACCCTAACCTTGATCTATACAATGGCTATAGGTGGGTGAAATGTAGTCTTGACATAACCGACTGTGGCTAGTTTGAAAAACTAACCACTGAGAGTGTGAAACTGAGACAACATAACAACAATAGAGTAGATAACGGATGATTAAAATAAAGTTAGAATGTTCTATTTCAGGAGGGTGAAACTGACAAACATTAAAATAAACCATTGATAATAATGGTTTACTTTAATGTTTGGGTGATGATGCAGACCGCTGATTTACCCGGTAAAGTAACCCAGCAGCCGTCCCCGTTCTGAATTGAAATGGTTCGTTGGCGATGTTTCGCTCGATACCTGCTTACATAGTCAGCTTCGCTATATAAACATTATTTTTGCTTAATGCTCTTTTGCAAGCCGCTAAACCTTATAAGCTTGGATCCTTGCTTTCATTTCAAGGGTGATTTGCGAAAGTTGCAGACTAGAAGCGGATAACTGTTCTGCACCCACCACCGTTTCTCTGGCTTGGCCATCGATAATTGCGACGTTTTTGCTAATACTTTGGATGACCAAGCTCTGTTCTCGTGTTGAACTTTCTATCACTCCGGTTACATCGTCCACAGACTTAATGCTCTGGACAATTTTTGCTAATACAGCAGAAATTTGTTGAGCATTTGTAACCGCTTCTTTGGCTTGCTGGTTACCACTTTCAATGCTAGAAAATGCTTTTTGGGAGCTGTTTTTTAAGACGTCGACTACATCTGATATTTCTTGGGTCGATTGTTGTGTTCGTTTGGCAAGTGTGCGCACTTCATCTGCTACAACTGCAAATCCTCTTCCTTGTTCACCTGCTCTGGCTGCTTCTATGGCTGCATTTAATGCCAGTAGGTTAGTTTGATCAGCAACTGATTTAATCACGTCTACCATGCCTAAAATATCGCTTACTCTGCTGTTCAACTCGGTAATTGTGGTACCTACTCGGGCGACTTCTACCGCTGTTTGGGATATACCTTGCATCGAGATTTTGACTGCTTCTTCGCCGTTTACTGTTTCTTTTGCTGCGGTTTCTGCGCCATCTGATGCGACCAACATATGCTCCGTCACAGATTTTATGCTTGCGCTCATCTCTTCTGTGGCACTGGCTATACTAGATATCTCTAATTGAAGTCGTTTCAGGTTGACTTTGCTTTGTTCTGTTGCGCAAGCTGCTTGCTCGGTTGCTTCACCAATTTGATCAGCGTTTTCCTGAAAACTGATAAAGTCAGTTCGGATATTAGTAAAAGTAATATTGATTAACTTAGCTATTATACCTAGTTCATCTTCGGTGATTAGTTCGACTTTGTCTGTTAGGTCTTTTTCTAAATTTACTTTGTTCATAAATCTATTAATTTCAAAAGACTGTAACGCTCTTAATCTGACCGTGCTAAAGACCGCATAAGCGACGGCTAACATTAAAATCAACACTAAAGATTCAGATACGATAACAAAAAGTCGATTGCTGACATTACCTTGAGCATATAAATTAGCTTCATCAAGCAGTGTTTGTTCTGTAATCTTAAGTTTATCGATACGAGCTGTTGCGGCTTTGAACCAGTCATTCGGCTCTACGTTGAATCCGTTCATATTGTTTTTAGCAATATCTCTGTAGCCTTGTACATCACGACTTTCTTTCGATTCAACAAATCGGTTTAATACTTCTTTGAAATCTGACGAAGCGACGGTGTAAGCCGATTTAATGTAGGTTTGTTGTTTTGTGAGCAATTCAATAAAGCGAGTCATTAATGCTGGAGTGAATTCTTCGCTAGCAAATACACTATTAAGCACAGCACGTTCAATACCTGCTTGTTCTTTGGCATAAGCGATATTATATAAAATAAGAAATCTTTCGGCTGATGTGGTTTCTTCTAGCTCGGATGCCAAATGTCCATTCAAATCTAAAAGAAGCAGATTATTAGCAGTGTAATAGCGCAGTGCTTTTGGCAAAGTGATACTTAAAGCATCTACTTGTTGCCGGATGATTTGTAATTGACCTAGGTCGTTGAAAAGTTGTTGCATCGTTTTGTTGATCTGTTGCTGATAATCGATATCGACCATAAAACTTTTTAGGCTGTTGACTTCTTTGTCAGTTAACGTCCTTTGATTTTTGAGTTCAGAAACAAACTCACTGCCTTTTGAACCAATAAAACCTGCAGACATGCCCCGCTCTTTTTGCAATTCATGTACAAGTTGACTGGTAATAGTGACTAACCTAACATTAGAAATTGTTTTATTTGCCTGCTCGAGGTCGTGGTAAGCACGAAAAATATTTGCTGTGATAAATATCAGTAAAACAGCAACAGGAATCAGTGTTAACAAAGACAGGTATCTAGATAACCAACGTTTCATATTGTATCCGATGAAGGGTTTTTAATATGGTGATAGTACTACTAAGGTCATGAACGGAACATTTATTTTAATTTATGGCTAATTAGCGTTCACCCACTAAAAATTGATAAACTCTATTAAAAACATGAGCTAAGGATGACTCTTCAATCGAATACTGTCTCAGCTTACTAGACTAAAGTATTAGAATGTAATCGATTGAATTGTCATCACCGCATGTTTTTTTACCGTCCTTTTTTATTATTCGATAAGCTCAAAGGTTAACCCCGCATGATTTTCTAAACGTGTTATTAATTTAGTTCCAAAAATACTAGCGGGTGTCCAGAACCCACCAGACACATTTTTTTTACTGATATCTTGCACTAAACATGTAGCGGCTTGACCTAACATTTTAGCGGTAGAGCCATAACCTGGATCTTGGTCTCCTGTCACTTTACAGCGAATTTCTTGGCCACTATCAGTTTTGCCGTAAAAACGTAAATCGTAAAACCCTTTTTCTTGAGCATCTAGGCTTGGGCCTTCACCGGGTTTTGGTAACATAAATCGTTCCATTGCCCAGCGAGTAGGCGGTATAACGGCAGCCATAGCAAAGCTACCTAATCCCACACCTACGCCTGCCGCTATACCACTGCCGATTAGGCCCTTCCCAGTCAACATGGCTTCGTTGTATTCAAAATGTGGGCTGTAGCCACCTGCTATCAATGCATTACTTCTGTGCACAATGCGGGTGTTAATGACCGCCATCACAAAAGGAGCCACCCAGCTGTTAAAGTCGTTATCATATTGTGGACGATTCATATTGTTTTGACGTAATTTGTTACCGTGATTTGGCGGGCAAATCGCATATGGGTTAGCTAAAACCTTACGCAGGGCAGGGTTACTGGCCACTTCTTTAAATATATTGGTCATGCTAGCTACTGTGCCGCCTGATGCTGCCCCCTTCATCTTCTTGACGCGCATTTTGATACTACTGCAAGTTTCACCAAACTTTTGTTTCGCATGTTGTTGTAAAAAATACACACCTAAATCAGAGGGTACAGAGTCAAAACCACAACTATTTACAATACGGGCACCGCTTATTTTAGCCAGGTCTTCATAACGCTCTAACATTTTGGCTATCCAATGCACTTCACCCGTCAAATCACAATAGTCGGTGCCTAACGCCACGCAGGTTTTTACTAGTGGCTCACCATATAAAGCATAAGGACCGACAGTGGAAATTACTACTCGGGTGGCACTACAAAGCGAGTGAAGACTGTCTTCATCCGCGGCATCAGCGACTATAATATCAAGTGCTTCCCCCGCGATACCCAACGATAATTTCAATTCGTTTAGTTTGCTTTGTGAGCGCCCGGCAATAGCCCATTTAAGTTCGCCTTCAACGGAAAATTGAGCCAGCATGTATCGCGTTAGTATTTGCCCAACAAAGCTGGTGGCACCAAATATTATAATGTCAAACTTAGGGGGAGTGTCTTGCATAGTATTTTTTGCCTCTGAGGAAATCATCTTAGTTTATTTCACAGCATTCAAATTTGTGATGCCTTAACAACACTTTAAAAACTTATACTGAGTTGTTGATGTAATCTATCAGAATAAATTCACTTTAGGGCGAAACATAATGAGCAAAAAATATAATACAACCGAAGTTTGGATTGAAAAATCTAATGTGGCTAACACCAAAATTGTCACAAAAGAGTTAGACAGTAACCAACTAAGCACTGATGAGGTGTTACTTGAAATTGACTCTTTTGGGTTTTCAGCAAATAACGTCACATATTCTGTGTTTGGCGATAAGATGGGTTACTGGGGTTTTTTCCCAGCTAATGACACTTGGGGCATTGTACCTATGTGGGGTTTTGCCACCGTGCTTGAGTCAAATCATCCTGAAGTAAAAGTAGGCGAAAAGGTCTATGGGTATTTGCCTATGGCTTCGCATTTAGTGATCACTGCAGGTAAAACCTCGCCCACTCACTTTTTTGATATCGGTGACAAGCGTAAAAGTATTTCACCCGTTTATGACAACTATGTGCGCTGTGCCACCGACCCCGGTTATCAAGTTGACAGAGAAGCATGGCAGTTAAATTATCGGCCTCTTTTTATGACTTCTTTTGTGTTGGATGATTATGTCGGCGAAGGTTTAGTCGCTTCTGAGCAGCCCGTTAAACAAGTGATATTGACCAGTGCCTCGAGTAAAACAGCTTATGGTGCCGCTCACTTATTGATGAAACATAAAAAGGAGCGGGGATTAGACTATCAAGTGATTGGTCTGACATCTGCCAGTAACAAAGCTTTTACCCAAGATTTAGACTGTTACGATCATGTACTCAGTTATGACGACATTGCCGAACTTGGTCAAGATAAAACTAGCTGGGTGCTGGATTTTGCAGGTAACAAGAGTTTGCTACTGAAATTTCAAAAACAGTTTACAGACAATCTCGATAAGTTGGTCTTAATCGGCTCAACCGATGTGGATGCGCAACAAGATAAGCCAGACGGTCACTTAGACAGTGAGTTCTTCTTTGCACCAAGCCAAGTGAAAAAGCGCTCAGGTGAGTGGGGGCACGCCGGGTTTGCTGAACGTTATGCAAAGGCTTGGCATAGTTTTGCGATTCATATGCATGACAAGGTTTCAGTGGCTGAATACTCAGGAGCCCAAGCGATTGAAGCGCTGTATCACACCGGCCTTAAAAATAAGTTAAATAACTTGGAAATTAATGTACTGACGTTTTAGTTAAGTCAGCCTTAAATAGGGCACTACCAGAGTTGGCTGTGCCCGATGATACTCATTCTACTATTCGAAATAATCGCAGGTCTTAGAGTCTGACTCTTACTCACTCCGCGGGATTTTCACACTATCAGCCACAATTTCATACACCACACCAAGTTTTACCATATCAGTTTCGCTTCTTAAATCGGCTTTAAAGTGGGCTGCTTGTTCTGGGCTGACTTCTTTTTGTACCAGTTCACCTGCAAGCATGACGGTTTTGCCGCTGCTGTCTGTGGGTATAAAAAAACTATAATCACGAAACGAAACCCGCAAAATATGTTGGTCTTGTTGTGCGATAAAAAAACACCCTTTCTTTTGGCATACTTTGGCTATCCTAGCTTCTACTTGAAATGGTTTCGCCAGGTGTGAAGAGGAGTCTGTGAGTAAATTTTTCATACTAAGCTTAGGCAGTGAATTATCAAGTTTTACTCCGAAGGTTTCACTTTGGGCGTCCTGTGTGACGGGCTCTGACAACCTCAGTGTCTCTGCATATACGTTGAACGTGAGGACAAAGCCGAATAAAGTGCTGAGTGCGAGTTTCATATATCACCTTTAGTTTTTTGTTAAGTAAATCATAAGCGCAGTTATCATAAAAATCTACAAGTGTTGCTGAAACCAATCGGTGAGTTCTTTTATCGCTATTGGTTTTGATTTAAGACCCCAACCACGACCTTCATCTTCATATATGCTGAGTTTATGTGGGTGGACTAATTTTGTTAGCAGTTCGGCAAGCCATTTGGAATTTTCAACGGATACCCTTTTATATTGGCCTCCATGTTGTAATAAATCGGGACGTTTATATCGAGTTTGTGCGCCTATTTTAATACTGAACGTTTTTCTAATTCAGCCACTTTGTTGCTGGCATAGTTGGGTATCCTAATTATATAGACTCCTTCCATAGCAGGTCTAAATTTTAATTACTCGTAGTAAATCTGTGGTGATTGCATTAACTGCAACGGTTTTAACCCTAGGTATTTCTTGTAATGCAATGAACGTCTGCATTCCACCCCGGCTAGAGCCATAAATGCTCAATCTATTGGAGTCTACACCGTCAATGTTTGGAATGAGACTCAACAATTTGACGACATCTTCCACGTCTGTACCGCCAAATTCATCGTAGTTTCCAAGTACGACTTCCTTATCAAATGCGCCTCGATATTGAGTGCCTATAACGGCAAAACCATTTTCAGCAACAGAAAAGAGACGGTTAAACATTGAGCCAAAACCATAGCGCTATAACGACTATTGCCCCTAGGATTATATATTAAAATTGGCAGGCTTTTGTGTCCTTTGGGCTTGATAATGTACCCATCCTAACAAGTTACCCACTTGTCATTTAAATAGAATGTAGTCCATAGACTATTTGTATTTGTATTTGTATTTGTATAAGTCTGTTTTAGGAAAAAACACTGGCAGTTTGTTGAGTCTAATTTCCAATTCCTCTGGTGTTTTAGTTTTGCGCTGATTACTTTTTTTAAGCATGCCAAACCAAGTGTCATACTCCTCAAATACTTTGCTGTAGCAGTTTTGTAGGTTGGAGATATCTTTATACTTCAGGATGTTTTGAGCAAAAAATGAGGAGTGAAAAATGTTTGCTAATAGCAAACCAATAATAAGTATCCGTGACATATTAATTCCATTTAAAAGATAACGTTATAAAAACCATTGAGTGAAAAATCTACCCGTTATAACGGTCTCTGTAAAATCCTGTTTGCAATATTTATTATAAGCTGCAATTTCACCGAAGTCTTTTCCATAATGCTGAACCTGTATCTTTTAGGGACTCAATGACAACGTAGAAACCTGGCAAGTTGTTGCCTTAAAAAGGTTAAATTTACCGATGAATATCAGAATATATTTTACCTAAAACCTGTATCGTTATGAATTATATGCGTTTTAGACACCAGCCATACTGGCGTGTAAGTTGCTTCACCTCGAATAATTGTCTCTATCAGTCGTAAACATGCAAATTACTAGTAACCCACTATCACTCTTTAGTTACATTGGTGACAATAATAAAGCTGATGATGTGCTTCAAGATCTTGCTAAAGGCAATAAAAAGGATGTTAGCGGTGGGCTTGACGTGCTTGAAAGTGGTTTAAATCGAGGTGCGTTTGAAGAGACTTTACAACTATTTGAAAAAGGCGAAGTAGATATCGATCTGAACTTAGTTAAGAACTATTATAAGTTCAATCAAGAAAAGCTCAACAGAGAAGTCGCACATTTAGCTGAAAATTTTGATCTTGGATCTGAAGTCAGGGTGACAATACAAGATGGAGCGTTGCTGGTTGCAGGGGAGGCTGACAACAGCAAAGCACTGCAGCAATATATTGATAAAGACAATCGTCTTAGTACTTTAATACAACAAACCGCTAAATTGTCTCAGTTTGTGGAGTGGGGACAAGCAAAACAGCAGGCTGCTATATACAAGTCTGAAGATATGCCGGAAGCACAGTTAGTCGATTTTTTAAAGGATGCAAGGTTAGTGGTGACTCAGAGCAATCACTTTATTATGTCTGAGATGGGCTCAACTTTTTACTCTCAGGGACATACACAACGGTTAATTGATAATAATTCTAAACAGACAGAATAATCCTTTTTTGAAGTTTAAATAAAGGTTTACTCCAATTATTTAATGCCTTGTTTAATTAAGCTGAGCCACACCAATGACTTAAATGAAAATAACGAACTCACTCAATTCTGGAAATAATTGAATCATAAAGTGTATAAGCTAACCGAGTAAACTTTTATTGAATAAAATAGTCGATAGTTAGCAAAAAGCCTAGATTGATTCTTTATTCATAAACAGGTTTTGTCGAACGTAATTGATGACTATTTCTCACAGGATATATAAAATTTTTGTCTTTGGTGAAGCGAAGACTTGTTTTGGTATAACAACTACAGCTATATTGCTGAAACCTTTAAGGTTAGAGCTTAATCCCATGAATAATAAATCACTGCATTATAGATTGGGAGCCATGTGGTCTTCATTCAAAGATTCATTCATATCCTGAATCACCAGGTTAATTTGACTGATTAAAGAGCCTACACTCGCCTTTTTTTTGTCTGTCAGCATAGATAATCAAGGCATAAACAAACAAAAACGAATGAAATTTTCTGTTTATAGATCGCTCTAGGCCACCATTCCAATTGCTCTTAATATAAATGTCGGTTAGCCATGTTAAGACATTGATTATCTGGTTTTCCACCACTTTTCAATATGGATGTGAAGTTTGGCTTTTTTTAGGTGATCTAAGGTAGCTACTCTATCTGGTTGATTTAAGAATTGACCAATGACAATCGCCTGATGTCCATCATCTAAAGTGATATGAGTTTGTTCGAACTCGCTTTGTGCCTCAATTGTTTTGACGAAGAGTTTATCTCTATTAAATGAATGAAAACGTTTGGGATAATAAACACCAGCTTGAAAGGTGACAGTATCTAAATGAATGGTAATTATTTGCTTTTGATAAGTCGAATAAGACACGCGGTACATTAAAAACGCCAATAGCCCTGCTTCAAAACCAGCAAAGGGTAGGATTATCCAAACGCCCACTGCGCTCCAAGCGATGGCAATGATCATTACAAAAGCAGCCATCACCATTATAATGATCTTATTTTGCTGCCAATTAGCGGAGCGATTAGGTTGAAGGGTTAAGATAACCGATTCATGTTTATGTTTTAGTTTAACCATTTGATGATCTTTTCTTTGTTTCAATTGTTAAATTCTGGCAAAGTCCGCTTTTTATTTTTCAGTATAGGTCATGCAATTCTTATGTTTTTAAAAATGTCAGCTAAGCATATTCGGATATTTTTGCTGTTTGTGTGGTTAATCATCTTATTCTGGCAAACACAACCACTTAGCCTAATACAAGAATACGCAGGATTTGCCTTTTTAGGTCTCTTGGGTGCTATTTTTGCAAATGCCACGGGGGCAGGTGGGGGCGTTGTTTTTGTGCCTTTTTCAATCAACTGGAGTTTTCAGTTGCCAGTTCTGTGGCTACCAGTTTTGCCATTCAGTGTTGCGGTATGACCGCTGGAGCTGTGACGTGGTGGACGTTTTATAAACAGATTAGAGCCAATAATCAGCCGCAGTCTTTATATTGGCGGCCTCTAGGTAAGACTCTATTGTTAACGGTCCCATGCTCTTTGTTAGGTCTGTGGATGGTGCAAATTAGCCCTCAATTTTTTGCTCATTTTAGTGATCCCAACAGTTTGCATACCGGTTTTGGGGTTTTTTCAATTGGCTTAGCATTAGCCATTTTTGCCACAGTATTTTTGTTGCGTAATCAAGACTTCAATACAAAGCTATCTCTAATTGATTATATTGCTTTGCCGACTATTGCTTTAGTCGGCGGTGGTATTACTGCGTGGTTATCCATAGGGGTAGGAGAGTTGGTGGCTGTGTATTTAATAATTCGTCGCTTCAATGTGACTTTTGCCATTGCTAGCGCGGTTATATTGAGTGCATTGACGGTATGGGGAGGGATTGTGTTTCATATCTTCATTACTCAAGCCATATATTGGCCAGTGGTACTCTTTGCCGGTGCAGGT
Coding sequences:
- a CDS encoding DUF2244 domain-containing protein is translated as MVKLKHKHESVILTLQPNRSANWQQNKIIIMVMAAFVMIIAIAWSAVGVWIILPFAGFEAGLLAFLMYRVSYSTYQKQIITIHLDTVTFQAGVYYPKRFHSFNRDKLFVKTIEAQSEFEQTHITLDDGHQAIVIGQFLNQPDRVATLDHLKKAKLHIHIEKWWKTR
- a CDS encoding alpha/beta hydrolase family protein; this encodes MFNRLFSVAENGFAVIGTQYRGAFDKEVVLGNYDEFGGTDVEDVVKLLSLIPNIDGVDSNRLSIYGSSRGGMQTFIALQEIPRVKTVAVNAITTDLLRVIKI